The genomic segment CAAACACTGGACGTGTTCTATTGTCTGTTGTCGAACTAATGCAGTACAATTGCAGTGCTTTGGAGTCTGTCGATGTAAATCGACTGTTATCTCTAGCCGGCCAATAAATACAGAGCTGGCATTGTGAGGGGTGTCAGTTTAATTGGGATCAAGCGATGGGAAATGCAGAACTTTTGGCAGTTGCTGAAAAGATGCGCTCCACCTCTGCATTTCATTTGTGGATTGTTGTGAGACTGTGGATTGATAAAGCCTCCGCACAAATAGATTCTAAATTTCGAACTTTTTATCCATGAAATTCTAGTTGCTTCTGGCCAAAAAGGCAGTATTTCATATTTTGCATGTCCGTTTGTCCGCATCTGTGTATGTTGGtaattgtgttggtgtgtttgtgtcggtgtggATTGCaagtgtgggtgtctgtgtttttgcatgagtggttgtgtttctatgtttgttctttcgtttgtgtgtgtgtgcatgcgtttatgtgtgggttttatgtttgtgtgtgtgggtttcatgcatgtgtgtgtgtttgtgttccttaacgtgtgtgaatgtgttactgtgtaaatgtgtgtgtgtgtgttatttaacatattatgtgtgttcgtgtgtatgtgttactgtgtaaatgtgtgtgtgtgttctttaacATAgattattgtgtgtatgtgtttgtgtgtgttctttaacatatattgtgtgtgtgtgtgtgtgtgtgtgtgtgtatgtgtgcgcgtgtgtgtgtgtgtgtgtgtgtgtgtgtgtgtgtgtgtgtttgcctatgCTGTACCAGGGTCTGCTGTCGGAGATCCTTCGCAAGGAGGAGGACCCCAAGCATGCGTCGCAGTCCCTGCTGGTCAACCTCCGCGCCATGCACAGCTTCCTGCAGCTGGCCGAGAGCGAGCGGGAGCGCTTCtaccaggaggagaaggagcggaGCCTGTCGGGCGTCCCGCCCAGCTGCGGCAACACCCCGCCGAGACCCACtcaggtcagacagacagacagggagagagagagagagagagagagagagagagagagagagagagagagagagagagagagagagagagagagagagagagagagagagagagagagagagagagagagagagagagagagagagagagagagagagagagagagagagatggggtgaaATGTTAAGGCGAAGAGgctgaaagaggaagagagacagaggggttaGCGAGTGGAAGGCAggagtgtgagggagggagagataatgTTATTGACAGTGACACACAGAGGGTGCGAGAGTGAGGCAGGGagtcggagagggagagactgagagagaggccGCCAAAAGGAGAGAGGATGTTAAAataagagaggtagagatgttgaaagagtgagagaggaggttagggtgagagataaagagggtGATAGAGCTAGTTTGAAAAAAGAGAAAGCTACaaaaatgtgttattattttgtattcaagATTAAacgtttattttgtttttgttcaactCTATAGTCTAGGAAAGAGGATGTTACCTGTGTCAAGACTGAAGATTGGCCCTCCCGACTTCCAATAGCCATGGCTTCAGTGAGTTTCTTACATACTCGTCTCTATTACACTCCTCTTCTGGATGCACTACATCTGTGCTATTGGCTTTAATTCTAGTAGATCAACTTTACGACATTATTGAACATGGGGACTAAGGGATTTCAAGGTGCATCTTACATTAGAACATTAAATGCCCTGCCATTTCATTTGATAGTACAAATGAACATGGTAACGTATCCACGCAAACTCAAGATATGGACTGAAATCACACGGTTTATTTTGGATGTGTACAGTATTATTACGGTTTGGATATTTATACCAAAAAGTACAATGTATCTTAATGTATtatttgttaattattatttataaaaataagcTCCAATCATCCAATAATGTCTTAAGATTATAATGTATTATCCCCACACACATGCGCTTAATAGGCAAATTGAAAGCATATTAGTTCATTTCTGCATAGCATTAATGTTAGTGTTAAAGGGATACGCCGAGAATCCGTAAATTGGTGTTTTCCTGTCTTACCCAGATTCAgatgagttgggggggggggggggggggggggggctgggtgagaATTTGCTTTCAGTAAGCCGCTTCCATTGCCTAGTAGAGTTTCAGTAGCCCAGCTCCTGTTCAATTAAGGGGAATACACTGTTAATTACCTTCCAAAGATTTCCAATGTTTTCCGACTAGTCGCTGATACAAAACGAGTGCCGGTTACAACACAACAGGACTGTAGTTTGTCTAAGAATAGGCTACAAAGATAATTCGGCACTATTTCCAGCGCTGTAATTATTGCTACCTGTGCTGCGCCAGTGGTGCAATTATATTACCAGCTGCTCCTGGCTGGGTAGTCTAGGCTGAGGGTAGCTAGTCAGGGACGCATCAGGGGTAGCCTAATAATCACAGCACCTAAAATAGTGCCGGAAATGTGGGACTTTATGGACAAACTACCATCTTGTTGTGTTGTAACTGGAACTCGTTTTAAATAAGCGCCTGGTCGGATAACATTGGAAAGCTTTGTAAAGTCATTAAAAGTGTATTTCTCGAACATCAACAGAAGCTAGGACACTGTAACTCTTCAAGTCAACAGAAGCAGCTAACAGAAAGCAAACGCTAACCCAGCAAACTCTCCTTCTGGATGAACAATGATGAATTTGGAATTAAACAGCTAGTCTGAATCTGGGAGACAAATGGCAATTACAAATATCTCAGTGTATCCCTTTCATATTCTGATGTTAGTAGCTAAATAGAACACAAATAATTTTATGAACGCAATGAAACATCCACAAAGCGCTCATTGAATGTCAGTGTGTTTATCGTGAGCTAATTGTGATACGTAATTTTAACCGTAGTAACAAATACAGCCTTCCTTTCTCTAtcaatgtctctttctcttttctctattGTTCTTTCTTGCTTGCTGGACTGATCCGGTGTGACTTCTGGCTGTGTCGTGAATCCTGTGTTCTCTCTGCTCTCAGGCCAGGCTCTCCCCACTGGCAGCAGACCGGGGACAGCAGGCGGGCGATGGCTCTGGCCTGGACATCAGCATGTCCATCTACGAGGAGATCcagagggagatgaagagggCAAAGGTGTCTCAGACCATGTTCGCCAAGGTGGCCGCATCCAAGAGCCAGGTACACACAAGCACCAACTAATGCATACAAACCCCCACAGCCATGACTGCACATCCccacttatgcacacacacaaacccaacgtCCTTACTCATTCActgacacactcatacactccCACACAACCACCAATGAgtacacacataaccacatgtgcacatacacagcTGCTCTGGTTTCCTCCCACACCAGTAAAACATTAGTTAACACTCCTGTCCCGCGCTAATGGTCCCACGTGCCGCCCTGTGAGGCAGGCGGTCCCCTGCTCCTAACACCTAGCATAGGACGGGTTAAATGTAGAGAACTCATTACCACAGGGGGATGAAGGAGATGTATTCAAATAATACACCACCACATTCCACCACgtagaggtacacacacagtgcagaacCCAAACTTACAAATAGTCCCACATAATCACATACATCACGTTATGTACTCGCATGAGCAACGATGAGTACATAACATGTattcatgcgcacacacacaaacacacaggcttgTACTTCATGCCCATaactatgtgtatgtgtgtacatgctcATTGAggtacacgcatacacatacttATGGGTatgaagcgcacacacacacacacacgcgcaaaacCACATTGACACGTACACCTCGTTGTTTTTTTCCAACCTAATTATTACTATTGCTTTTCGCTACAATCATGTGTCCATAGTGAATTCATGCATCTCCACAGAGGAACCCAGGCCCAGTGCAGAAAGCCCAGATAATCAGGCAGCAGCTGTACTCTACAGAGGACTATCATCAGTGCATCAGACCGCTATTGTGTCCTGAATTACCGGTTTAATAGTTGGCATACACGGGCACGCACACTGAGACATGTACACTGTTTTTTAAATATgcaaaaacacaagcaaatacactcgcacactcagtgacacacacacatgtgcaaatTGGTGCACATGCACGTTGGTGGGCGTGCATGTGCGTTATTTgcctgcatgtatgcatgtgcgtgtgtaagcATACTATACATGAACTTATCTAAATGCTTAATGCACTTGCAAACAAGCATGACTACACACGcaaactctctcacacgcacacacacacacacacacactaaaggcatacaaatgcacacagatgATTTGAGTGTTTATTGTTCTCATTTTTATGGCGGTGCCATAAGCTTGTTATTGCCTTTTGTTTTGAGGATAATTTTCCCTCCATGaaatggggggagggagagagtaggcCTCTCATTTTATCCCACTGTCTCTCCTCTATATCGTCCACTTTTATTTCCTTtccctctgtttgtttgtgtctttcgtgacttcctttctcctctctctttttctcctcttGTGTTTTTGCCCATCCGTTTATGGTAAgcttccctctcctcaccccatcacgagggtgtgtgggggggtcactCAGCGGTCATGCCAGCACAGACAGTTGGTCCAAACCCACTAAGGTTTTAAATTCTATCCAGCGCAGTCAttttgtactctctctctctctctctctctctctctctctctctctctctctctctctctctctctctctctctctctctctctctctctctctctctctctctctctctgccctgtctatgtctctgtcaTTAGCCTTCTTGTCCGTTTagctctatctatctgtctctctctacattTATCtattccctctccccttctctttaCTCATACCAgtatatctctctcactctccatatATCTCTATACATCTCTATcttgccctccccctccctctctatgtatatctctgtctctatctctgtctcgctctctatctagatcctattttctttttatgctctgtctctcgctccatctgtctccccctctccctctttatttatatctctctcctctctttatttatacctctctctatatctctcgccatctctctccctctatctccctctatctctctccgtctctctccctctatctctctccctctatctccctctatctctctccctctctctccctctatctccctctatctctcgccatctctcttcctcccccttctctctttgtttctctctctccctctccctctctctctgtctctctatcacccCCTGAGTAATTGTGCAAGGCTGCTGGCACACAGTGCCGTGTTGGATCGTCCTGCTGTATCTGCACTGTGCATCTGGATGGTATTGTGTCCTCGCGCTGGTCCGCAGCcaggtgtgcctgtgtgtgtgtgtgtgtgtgtgtgtgtgtgtgtgtgtgtgtgtgtgtgtgtgtgtgtgtgtgtgtgtgtgtgtgtgtgtgtgtgtgtgtgtgtgcccactcATATGTACGCTATGCTCTAGTTCATAAATCCAACGCTAGCTTGGCTTCACTTTCCTCAATCTATCACTCACGTCCCTCCACCGCGAAGGCAGACATAATTCGACCCTAATTAGAGAAAAATCACACAGATCTAGCAGACTGTGAATCGTTTGAGCCCGCTGTCCTTTTTACTGACATCGTACTGTGCAGGGAAATACAGTTTCATATTATACAGTAGATAGACTCTCATGTCAGTTTCCCCGGCAAGCTGAAATCTGAATTATAATACGATTGTATGTAAAAATCTACATTATTTAATGCAGTGAATAATGTATGAATTTCAAAGCTGCATAAACAAATTAATGAGGTAAAGCCTTATTATTAGTTGATGTTGGTCACAATGCCCTGCATAAACATATTGTGAGACAATGATATTAATAAGCtatgtgatgaagatgatttTATTCCTCCTGTTTTCACTTCTTAAAGGGAACTTAAAGGGAAACATATTTAAAGCCAGAGTCTGAGGGGGAAAAGAGCAAGCAAGAGGACACATCACTCTTAGAGAGCCTTGAATCAATAACTATTGACCGCTATTGGAAAAACTATTGGAAAGGAACCCtaccccctcttctctccatccACATTTAGGTGAAAGTTCAGTTggttttttgtctttcttttctCACAGAGCAtcaaataaaaggaaaaacaaacaacttGTTCAAGGAAAGCTCGACAATACAACATTCATGATTCAAAGTTGGATGTGTGACCATTTGTATAACACTGCCCATTAACTGTGTGATCCTGAACCAATTTTAATGTCTAATGTGATGTTTAAATGACATCATCACGCCTGGCTGGTATGGCAATGTGTCACCCAGTGCGTATGCAAACCCAAGTGGCCTCTTGGGTTCGGCAAGATGGCCGCTGTAATGGCCGTGGCTGTGCGTGACCCGCGCCGGCACTTGGCGAACGGCGCCCCACGGCGTGGCGACGGGGCCTTTGTTCATTCAGCGGCTAATGAAACAGTAACGCGTCAAGTTGGCTCGGTCCCACAGGGGTGGCTGTGTGAGCTGCTGCGCTGGAAGGAGGAGCCCAACCCGGAGAACCGCACTCTGTGGGAGAACCTGTGCATGATCCGCCGCTTCCTTGGCCTGGCGCAGGGGGAGCGCGACGCCATCTACGAGCatgagagcagcagcagcagcagcgccaccgCGGCCCAGCAGCACTGCACCATGGACCGGCTGGGGCCGGTCGCCGGGGACAACGCGctggtgaggggagagggccagtgatggatgcacacacacacagacgttatCACATGTATGGGCAAACACATGCTGATAAACgtccataaatacacacacggacctgtgaacagacacacatgtagacacaaacacacattaacacacgtaTGTGGAAACACATGTGCAAaacacatgcagagacacacacacacgcatagagcATGCACTTATACACAAACATTAAGAACATGTagacacacttaaacacacgtgcagacacatacacatgcacgtacacttAGACACCCCTgaacacacacgtgtgtattTAAAGACgcaatacacacgcatacacataaacacacactcaaaaaacaCATATAAATGCAAATAGATGCAGCTGATCAGAAAATCAGCATCTTCGTGCACACATATTGTACTAAACAGGTCCGCACATCGGTGCATACTAACAGATCTTTATGCAGAGATATGCAGATTGCAGCCCTGACATTTACAACAGAAACCGGTTAATAAATAACACGTTAATGAATTGCCGCTAAGTCAGTTAAATCCTGTAAAAAGAACCTTGATGTCCATGTTATTTAGGTGTAATTAATTAACAATGCAAGTTTTTTTGTTTGGGCCGTTATTAGTCGAATTTCCAAACATCGCTAAACAGttgtagcctggttctaccagactctcgtacttcatttcatttgcacagagagtctggacctactcagatgacaaacgttaactgacttgaaggcgggtgtctgttgaagtttaaaactattggatctgcccagtgccactctggatctgccataaccaatcgctaacgtttggccgggaattcCGTTGcacgcaggctgtaaacaaaccaagcaccgtgcgtgaagatgtccgtcaacgagagctgactttaacgacattgttctcagccactccctctgttcgcttgtttggacgcagaaaatatggacggagaaaaccccctaagtacttaggcgggcggagccaggctaaaaATGTTGCAGAGCTGATGTCTGTTACATGTCCCAGTGTTAGGTATTTGACCCCTGAATACACCCATGCAGGCCGCGTGTGCATATGGAATTAAAGCTTTTTTTATTTGCTCTCCATTATTAGGCAAGCTGAATCTGCTACTTGATCAATATAATGACAGTTTACATGAAATACGATAGGAATATTGattgactgcacacacacaccaccatctATAATTAGTCCAGCATTTCTAGAAAATGTTTGATAGTGGGGTGTAGAGAGGTTTTTGCTTTAACATACATTTTAGATATATCTTTGGATATCTGAGGCTTGATAGTAGTTGCAAGTCCTTAAACAATTACGTTTAAAAAAGCTATGTGTCGTGCATTTTGGAAAGCTTTCGATCCAATTTATATCCCAAATGTAAATATCTTTGATTGTTCTTTTATTTATCCTCATTGATTactctttatttaaaaaagtataGATACATTTTGAATTTAAACATACAATCCTAAGCCTAATCATATAAAACAAATTAcaaatgcatttgttttttcattAGGCACCAAATACTGTTGCACATCTGGAACTCAGTCAAcagaacatgtttgtgtgtgagcatcaACATACTAATTGTCTGATCATGTGATCTCTAATCGTATCCTCTCTCCTACCGTCTCCTAGTACCAGTGCCAATCCCCGCTGCCCCATCAGCACCACGCGCATCAGCTGACCTCCCAGGCGCACCAGCCCTTCCACCCGGAGGCGGGACCTCATCTGTCGCCACGGCAATCGTCCACCGCATCGCCCGCCGAGTCATCCGAGGGGGGCTGGGCTCACCCGGGCGTGTGGATGCAGGGCAGGGGGCGGAACGGCGACAGACGCGACGCCAAGGACTGGGGCGAGGGCGAGAGCGGGAAGGGCTGGGGCGGGGGCACGTGTCCGCCCGTTGAGCTGGGCCTGGAACTCTGTGGGCAGACGCACGAAGGGGGCCCCGTCGACAAAGCCTCCCACCTGGTCAACGGGGCCTGCAAGAAGGGCTGGAGCCAGGGCAGGCTGTCGTCACTCCCCCATTGGGGCGGTCTGAAGGGCGAGGGCGGAGCGCGTCCGGAGGGAGACGACGAGACGGTGGAGGCCCGGGGGGAGGGGTGCAGGGTGTCCCGGGAGGCCCTGGGCATCCTGCAGAGCTTCGTGCAGGACGTGGGCCTGCACCCCGACGAGGAGGCGCTGCACACGCTGTCGGCACAGCTGGACCTGCCCAAGCACGCCATCCTCAGCTTCTTCAGCAGCCACGACCACAGGCCCGAGGGTCCGCACAACCTGCGCACGCACTGCCACAACCACCAGCGGCACCAGCCGGAGCACGAGCAGCCCCCCGAGGACCTCCACCTCGGCCTGGGCACCGGGTCAGAGCGGGCCCAGGCGGCCAGAACTGTGGAGGGGCCAGAGGAGCACGGCAGAGAAGGTGACCTGTACCAAGTGGTGAAGAAGGAGGACGGCAAGCTGGGACGGATAATAGAGACCGAGGGGAAGTACGGGATGACCGCTTCTGATGAGATTAACATAGGCACTCAAACTACTGGTATTGTGAAGGAGGAACAACAGAACTATAATTAACGTGCGTATATACAATGACTTGTGTCCTGTCGTTATTGTAGGTTGTTCATAGCCTATTGAAACAATACTTTTCTTTCATGATAGAGCACAACATCCTTTCCCCGTGCAACACAATCATTGTTACCTGTGCACCAGTGTTTTTCAGTCTTTTAAAAGGCAACTTCCTAAAAGAAATTATGTTTCTGAGTTACATTTTTTCCTGATCCTAAAACACCTGATCTCAACTTTATAATTGTTACATCTTAAATTATGCATAGTCgtgttgtctgtgtctgtgtcttttttATTGCCTTGTAAACTAGAACATAGTTTTCTCAGCAGTTTTATTTAACTCTCATGGAGAATTTGCGGATAGAAAATCATTACTATTAAAGTACAAGATAATCAAAAGATTTTTGATTTACCCAAAATAttatttgttgttcttgtttttaGAAGTATTACATTTCAGGTACAGGGATTCATGAAGTCATTCATCTCTCATTTTGTTAATTAATATACAGTGTTTTGAAAGATTACACTTTGAAAGAAAGATACTTTTCAATGCTGTGCATAAGACATCAATATATCAAACGATATCAGTTAAACATAGATCAGTTGCTGTGAAGCCATCCATATAAAGTTCCTGCTGACGCTGGATCCATTCCTGTATTTTTGTCTTCCCTTCTTTCATTATGCCAGATTTTATGAATAGCCTTTAAAAACAATGACTTGATGCATACATTTTAGTATTGGTTTTTCCAAACCTGAATAAAAAGTGTAACACAATCCTATAAGCGAAAAGCGATGTATCTAATAAATATAGGAGTTAATTTCTCAAAGGAAAGTTATGACTGCAGCTGCCAGCTAAATCGTATTCATTAACTCCAGAAAAACATGGTTTATATGAACACACAGTATTGTACTCTTTGGGACTGTATTTGCTGTATTCAGGGGTAGTAATTTGAGAACTCTGTTCTAATAAAATCCCTTACGATCTCAGAATAAAAccgtaaaaaaagaaaaaggactGAACAACGTTATCGAATTCCACTCGGTAGAACAGGTTCCTATTTTCTCACAGTTAGCCTTCAAGAGAAAAGCCTTCTTGGTGTTGCATTTGTGTTTCTAATCCCTAGAGAATCTCTCATAGAATCTGTGGCAGCATAACTGAAAAGGGCAGCATGTCATTGTTGTTTTCCCTGTTTTCCACAGGCTAAGCATTAGCACCAGGTGCTTGGTGGCCC from the Gadus morhua chromosome 22, gadMor3.0, whole genome shotgun sequence genome contains:
- the satb1a gene encoding DNA-binding protein SATB1a — protein: MDPQYNGAKPPEGNDTAWAPPVKVARLEQCEGGGSSAHESSGQGSPSAKSPVLVLKPSTPQSKNWHKRGSLLPVFCVVEHREGVAEGEKREEHAEFVLVRRDLLFNQLIEMALLTLGYSHSSAAQAKGLIQVGRWNPVPLSYVTDAPDATVADMLQEVHHVITLKIQLHSCPKLEDLPAEQWSHSTVRNALKELLKDMNQSALAKECPLSQSMISSIVNSTYYANVSAAKCHEFGRWYKHFKKTKCFKETDVFSDPLQTTIPCGPPPAAPGSTAEPGAAMLFPHGGTANLCGRAPLSLRPPGLVATPLSPQLVSQQMVMAQFLNQQYAVSRMLAGQGLTPAPPPQYNMSQPPAGRTPTLVLPKPPEPQVQLHGQCGPVGGPGPGPGPGPAALTLTLAPTQTLTQASAGQGCPMGGGLSELTTDIYQSVRDELKRAGISQAVFARVAFNRTQGLLSEILRKEEDPKHASQSLLVNLRAMHSFLQLAESERERFYQEEKERSLSGVPPSCGNTPPRPTQSRKEDVTCVKTEDWPSRLPIAMASARLSPLAADRGQQAGDGSGLDISMSIYEEIQREMKRAKVSQTMFAKVAASKSQGWLCELLRWKEEPNPENRTLWENLCMIRRFLGLAQGERDAIYEHESSSSSSATAAQQHCTMDRLGPVAGDNALYQCQSPLPHQHHAHQLTSQAHQPFHPEAGPHLSPRQSSTASPAESSEGGWAHPGVWMQGRGRNGDRRDAKDWGEGESGKGWGGGTCPPVELGLELCGQTHEGGPVDKASHLVNGACKKGWSQGRLSSLPHWGGLKGEGGARPEGDDETVEARGEGCRVSREALGILQSFVQDVGLHPDEEALHTLSAQLDLPKHAILSFFSSHDHRPEGPHNLRTHCHNHQRHQPEHEQPPEDLHLGLGTGSERAQAARTVEGPEEHGREGDLYQVVKKEDGKLGRIIETEGKYGMTASDEINIGTQTTGIVKEEQQNYN